The DNA segment GGCGAAGGCCTCGTGGACGGCCTGCTTGCCGATGTTGCCGACGAGGGACCGGGCGGCCTCGTAGCCGGAGCCGCCCGGCGAGCCGGAGGGCGGCCCTGGGACCGGTGGGCCGCTACTCCGCGGCGGGCAGGTACTCCGCGGCGGGCAGGTACGGGGCCGTCGCCGCAAGGCCCAGGTCGCACGGGAGCAGGGAGCCGATCCAGCAGTCGCGCAGCACCCCCTTGTTGTTGAGCGCGGAGCGCAGGGTTCCCTCGACGACGAAGCCCGCCCGTTCCGCCACCGCGCGGGAGGCCCGGTTGCCGACCTCGGCGCGCCATTCCACGCGGTGGACGGAGATCTTCGTGAAGGCCCACCGTGAAACGGCGACCGCTGCCTCGGTGACGTAGCCGTGGCCGCGGTGCTCCTTGACGCCCCAGTAGCCGATCTCCCCCACCCCCAGGGACCGCATGGTGATGCCGAGCATGCCGGTGAGCTCTCCGGAGGGGAGGAAGGCGCCGAAGGTGAACATCGAACCGTTCGCCCAGCCGTCCGGGGCCATCTGCTCCGTGAAGCCCCGCGCGTGCTCGGGAAGGTACGGGGAGGGAACCGTGGTCCAGCGCTGGACGTCGGCGTCCTGGCAGGCGGCGTACACGGCGTCGGTGTCCTGCGGGCCGACCGTGCGCAGCAGGAGACGGTCCGTGGTGAGGGTGACGGGGTCCATCGGCCGATTCTGCTCACGGAGGAGAGCGCGGCGCCAACCCTTTGCGGTACGTGAGGAAACGATCACCCTTCGCACAATTCGACGGGTGGGGCGGCACCATCCGCAGCGGCCGGACGTTGTCTCTTCGGAGCAGCCGTGAAACAGATACGACGCTGTGCGCGGCCACCGTCACGGCAGGCCTCCCGGCGTGGTGGGGTCCTCGCATACGATGGCCGTTGCTCAGCAGTGAAACGGAAACCGACCGTCCCAGGCCCGACCGGCAAGGAGACCACCCCCCGTGTCCGTCCTCTCCAAGATCATGCGTGCAGGCGAAGGCAAGATCCTGCGCAAGCTGCACCGCATCGCGGGCCAGGTCAACTCCATCGAAGAGGACTTCGTCGACCTCTCCGACGCCGAGCTGCGGGCCCTCACCGATGAGTACAAGCAGCGGTATGCCGACGGTGAGAGCCTGGACGACCTGCTCCCCGAAGCCTTCGCCACCGTCCGTGAGGCCGCCAAACGCGTCCTGGGCCAGCGGCACTACGACGTGCAGATCATGGGCGGCGCCGCCCTGCACATGGGATACGTGGCCGAGATGAAGACCGGTGAGGGCAAGACCCTCGTCGGCACGCTGCCGGCGTATCTGAACGCCCTGTCGGGCAAGGGTGTCCACATCATCACGGTCAACGACTACCTGGCCGAGCGCGATTCCGAGATGATGGGCCGCGTCCACAAGTTCCTGGGCCTGGACGTCGGCTGCATCCTGGCCAACATGACTCCGGCCCAGCGCCGCGAGCAGTACGGCTACGACATCACCTACGGCACGAACAACGAGTTCGGCTTCGACTACCTGCGCGACAACATGGCGTGGTCCAAGGAGGAACTGGTCCAGCGCGGCCACAACTTCGCCATCGTCGACGAGGTCGACTCGATCCTCATCGACGAGGCCCGCACGCCGCTGATCATCTCCGGCCCGGCCGACCAGGCCACCAAGTGGTACGGAGACTTCGCCAAGCTGGTCAAGCGCCTCAAGCGCGGCGAGGCCGGCAACCCGCTCAAGGGCATCGAGGAGACCGGCGACTACGAGGTCGACGAGAAGAAGCGCACGGTCGCCATCCACGAGTCCGGAGTCGCCAAGGTCGAGGACTGGCTGGGCATCGACAACCTCTACGAGTCGGTCAACACCCCGCTGGTGGGCTACCTGAACAACGCCATCAAGGCGAAGGAGCTCTTCAAGAGCGACAAGGACTACGTGATCATCGACGACGAGGTCATGATCGTCGACGAGCACACCGGCCGTATCCTCGCGGGCCGCCGCTACAACGAGGGCATGCACCAGGCGATCGAGGCGAAGGAGGGGGTGCCGATCAAGGACGAGAACCAGACGCTCGCCACCATCACCCTCCAGAACTTCTTCCGCCTCTACAAGCGCCGCGACCACGACGACAAGGAACAGCCGGGCCTGTCCGGCATGACCGGTACGGCGATGACCGAGGCCGCCGAGTTCCACCAGATCTACAAGCTCGGCGTGGTCCCCATCCCGACCAACCGGGACATGATCCGCATGGACCAGGCGGACCTGATCTACCGCACCGAGGTCGCCAAGTTCGAGGCCGTCGTCGACGACATCGAGGAGAAGCACGGCAAGGGCCAGCCGATCCTGGTCGGCACCACCTCGGTGGAGAAGTCCGAGTACCTCTCGCAGCAGCTCAGCAAGCGCGGCATCCAGCACGAGGTGCTGAACGCCAAGCACCACGACCGTGAGGCGACGATCGTCGCCCAGGCCGGCCGCAGGGGCGCCGTCACCGTGGCGACCAACATGGCCGGCCGTGGTACGGACATCAAGCTGGGCGGCAACCCCGAGGACCTCGCCGAGGCGGAGCTGCGCCAGCGCGGCCTCGACCCCGAGGAGCACATCGAGGAGTGGGCACACGCCCTGCCGGAGGCGCTCGCGCGGGCCGAGGACGCGGTCAAGGCCGAGAAGGATGAGGTCGAGCGGCTCGGTGGTCTCTACGTACTCGGCACCGAGCGCCACGAGTCGCGGCGGATCGACAACCAGCTGCGCGGCCGTTCCGGCCGTCAGGGCGACCCCGGCGAGTCCCGCTTCTACCTCTCGCTCGGTGACGACCTGATGCGCCTGTTCAAGGCCCAGATGGTCGAGCGCGTGATGTCCATGGCGAACGTGCCGGACGACGTGCCGATCGAGAACAAGATGGTCACGCGCGCGATCGCGTCGGCCCAGTCGCAGGTCGAGACGCAGAACTTCGAGACCCGTAAGAACGTTCTGAAGTACGACGAGGTTCTCAACCGCCAGCGCGAGGTCATCTACGGCGAGCGGCGCCGTGTCCTGGAGGGCGAGGACCTGCAGGAGCAGATCCACCACTTCATGGACGACACCATCGACGCCTACGTCCAGGCGGAGACGGCCGAGGGCTTCCCCGAGGACTGGGACCTGGACCGGCTGTGGGGCGCCTTCAAGCAGCTCTACCCGGTCAGGATCACGGTCGAGGCGCTGGAGGAGGAGGCCGGCGACCGGGCCGGACTGACGGCGGAGTACATCGGCGACACGGTCAAGGACGACATCCGCGAGCAGTACGAGCAGCGTGAGGCGCAGCTCGGCTCGGAGATCATGCGTGAGCTGGAGCGCCGGGTCGTGCTGTCGGTCCTGGACCGCAAGTGGCGCGAGCACCTCTACGAGATGGACTACCTCCAGGAGGGCATCGGCCTGCGCGCGATGGCGCAGAAGGACCCCCTGGTCGAGTACCAGCGCGAGGGCTTCGACATGTTCACCGCGATGATGGACGGCATCAAGGAGGAGTCCGTCGGTTACCTGTTCAACCTGGAGGTCCAGGTCGAACAGCAGGTCGAGGAGGTCCTGGTCGAGGACGCCGGGCCGGAGCCGGCCGCGCAGGACGCGGTGCCCGCGCAGGCGGGCGCCCGGCCGGAGATCCGCGCCAAGGGGCTCGACGCCCCGCAGCGGCGGAACCTGCACTTCTCCGCGCCGACGGTGGACGGCGAGGGCGGCACCGTCGAGGGTGAGTTCGCCGAGGACGAGCCGGTGCGCTCCGAGGCCGACGGCCTCACGCGCGCCGAGCGCCGCAAGCAGGCGCGGGGCGGACGCCGCCGCAAGAAGTGACCGCGGCTCCACCGGAGGCGTGAGCTGCCGGTGGAGAGACGGGCCGCGGCCGAGGGCCGGGCACCCCAGGGGTGCCCGGCCCTCGGGCGTCGTACGGGGCCGGGCGGGGGTGTACGGGGCTCAGTGGCCGTGCGGGGCCGGGCGGGGGCCGCCCAGCTCCACGGCGGTGCAGCGCCAGCGCAGGTCGTTGCCCTGTTCGAGGCGGAAGGCCATGGCCCGCAGCCTGTCGCCCGCGCCGATCCGGGCGAACACCTCGAGGGCACCCTCGCGGGGGACGTAGTAGCCGATGTCGCGCACGACCGGGCGGGCACCGCGGGTGCGCAGCGGACCGCGCTCGGCGAGGTCCGCCAGCTCGTCGTAGGCGCGGCCCGCGGTGTGCCGGAGCATGGAGTGGACGGGCCGCTGACCGCTCAGGACGGCGAGGAGCAACTCGGCGAAGTGGTCGGTGGGGCGGGGCTGCGGGACGGGCCGGCGGGGGGTCTGGACGGACACCCGGGAGGCGGCGGGAGCCGGCTCCGGCACAGGGCCGACGGCCGGCACAGGGCCGACGGCCGGCACAGGGCCGACGGCCGGCGCGGGAGCGGCGGCGAGGTGCGGGGGCCGGGGCGTGGCGGGCCGATGCGGAGCGCGGGCGGGGACGGTCCTCACGGCGCGCACGGACGCCTCCTGCGCGGGGTCGGCGGGCCGTGGCAGCGGCAGGCGACGAGGGCGTCCGGGTGTCGCCGGGGCTGTCGTGGCGAAGGACGGCGGGCGGTTGTCGGCGGGGCGGGTGGAAGTGGCGCGGGGCGGGGGAGAGGGGCGGTCCTCGCCGTGCGGAGGGGCGGGGGCGGTGCCTCCGGCGGGGATGCGCGGCGGGGTGGTGCCGTTCGGGCGGCGCGTGTCGCGGCGTCCGGGAGGGCGCGTGCCGGTGCGGCGCTGAGCTCTGGTCATGACCTTGTTCATGGGACCCCGTTCAACGGGCCGGGCAGCGCCGCCGGCCGGGGGCCGGGGCGATACCAGGCAGTAACTTCGTGGTGGTGATCTTCTACGGGGCGGCGGAGGGTGGCGGCAAGGAGCCGTGAGCCGTGTCGGGGCGGTCGGAGGGTTCACTTATCCGAGTGAACGACACCCGGTCGACCCTGTACGGGAGCGGGCGGGCCGGGTGAGTTCCGGGCCCGGAGTGGACGCCGTCGAGGGGATGGGCGGCAACCCGATGGGGGACGCCCGCACGTATCCTGAGGGCCCACCTGGCCGGATGCGGCCGCTCCTCTCCCCGAGGTGCCCCGCGGTCCCCGGCGGACCCCCGACCACGAAAGCGGCCGACATGCGCGTCTACGTCCCCCTGACCCTCTCCGGCCTCGCCGAGGCGTACCGGACGGGAGAGCTGGGCGCGGGGCCGTTCCCCGCCTACGGCGTGACGCCCGCGCTGCGCGAGTGGTACCGCTCCGAGGACCTCGAGGAACTGGAGTACGCGGCGCTGGGCCGTGCCGCGCTGGCCTCGCTACGGCTGCTGGCGGCGGACGCCGGCGCCCCGCGGCGCAGGGTCGTGGTCGCCGTGGACGTACCCGACCGGGCGGCCTCGGCCGTCGCTGCCGGCCCCGGTGAGCTGCGGGTCGACGGGCCCGTACGGCTGGACCGGGCGGCGGCGGTGCACGTGGACGAGGCGGACGCGGAGCCGGACGTGACGTCCGCCGCGCAGGCCCTGCCCACGGCGGACGCCGGGGACGCCGACGCACAGTCCGCCGTGGACGGGGCGGAGGACCACGCACTGCTGTGGTACGCCACGCAGGAGATCCCGAACCTGGTGGGGCCGACGGCCTAGGCGCAACAGCGAGGGGCGGGCCCGTGCGGGCCGTGGAGCACGCCGGCGGGGCGGGGGCCCGGGACGGGCCCGCGACTCCTGGGCGGGCTGCGGACCGGCGGTTGTCCAGGGCCCGGTGCCCGGGGGGGCGGGGCCGGTGCGACCGGTCCCGCGGTGGTGGAGTGCGTGGGTCGTCCGGGCCACCTGCCCGAAGGGCCGGGACAGGGTGCGCGGGCCGGGGTCCTCGGGCGGGACACCGGGTTCGCCGTCGGGTTCGGCGTCGTGCTTGTGGTCGTCGGATACGGAGCCGACCTGCTGTTCTCCCCGATGTCAGTGGCGGCGGGTACGTTCTTTCCATGGGGTTGCACAGGGACGCGCACATCGTCTGGGACTGGAACGGCACGCTGTTCCACGACGTCGACGCGGTCATCGGGGCGACGAACGCGGCCTTCGCCGAGCTGGGACTGGAGCCGCTCACGCCGGAGCGGTACCGGGAGCTGTACTGCGTGCCGGTGCCGAAGTTCTACGAGCGGCTGATGGGGCGGCTGCCCACCGAGACCGAGTGGGAGCTGATGGACGTGACCTTCCACCGGTACTACACCGAGCACCGGGTGCGGTGCGCGCTCACCGAGGGCGCGGCGGAGCTGCTGGCCGGATGGACGTCGGCGGGGCGCAGCCAGTCGATCCTCAGCATGTACGGCCACGAGGACCTGGTGCCCCTGGTCCGGGGCTTCGGCATCGAGCCGCACTTCATACGCGTCGACGGGCGGACCGGACCGTCCGGTGGCGGCAAGTCCGAGCACATGGTGCGGCACCTCGGCACGCTGTCCGGCGTGGACCCGGCGCGCACGGTGGTGATCGGTGACGCCGCCGACGACGCGCTGGCCGCACGGCACGTGGGGGCGTCAGCCGTGCTCTACACCGGTGGTTCGCACAGCAGAGCGAGCCTCGAGAGGGTGGGGGTGCCGGTGGTGGACACGCTGGCGGAGGCCGTCGAGGAAGCGGAACGCCTGGCGAGCTGAACCGGGTGCCGGGCGTCACGGTAAGGGGCGGACGGCGGGCGGGAAACGGACGGAGGGCGATCCGGTGACACCGGGCGCGCACTGTGCAGAACGTCAAAGTTCCACCCCCTGTTTTGTACACATACGGCTCATGACGGGTCCCCCGCGAGGGGCGATAGCCTGGGTGGCGTGATCAGCGCGATAGCTCGCGGGGGCCTTGTCGTCCCTGCTGTGCGCCCGGCGAGCACGGACGACATCCGTGGCCGGGCGGCGCTCGCTGGTTCTCGCGGGCGGGACGGGACCCGGAGGGTCTCCGGGACGTGCCGCATCCCCCGGGTTCAACCGTCGCCGAGAGCAGTGTCACACCCGTCGGGCGCGTCGAAATGGGCAGAGAGGCCCCCGCTCGTCTCGTCCTGCGGCATAGCGTCGGTACGGAGCGGACACCCCGCCACGTACCACCGCACCGCGGGGGCAGAGACCGTACTTCCTTCTACGTCACGCAACGGCGCGCGACAGGAGCCAGAGGACAATGCAGACCAAGCTGGACGAAGCAAAGGCCGAGCTGCTCGAAAAGGCTGCCCGGGTAGCTGAGAACAGCCCGGCCGGGGGGAAACTGCCGGCCGGGACGACGGACAAGGGCATGCCCGACCGGGACACCGTGCTCGCGTTCCTCCAGCGCTACTACCTGCACACCGCCCCGGAGGACCTTGTCGGCCGCGACCCGGTCGACGTCTTCGGAGCCGCCGTCTCCCACTTCCGGCTGGCCGAGAACCGTCCCCAGGGCACGGCCAGCGTCCGGGTCCACACCCCGACCGTCGAGGAGAACGGCTGGACGTGCAGCCACTCCGTCGTCGAGGTGGTCACGGACGACATGCCCTTCCTCGTGGACTCCGTCACCAACGAGCTGACCCGGCAGGGCCGCGGCATCCACGTCGTCATCCACCCGCAGGTGGTGGTGCGCCGCGACCTCACCGGCAAGCTGATCGAGGTGCGCGCCGAACCCGCCGGGGGCGGGCTGCCGCACGACGCCCATGTCGAGTCCTGGATCCACGTCGAGACCGACCGGGAGACCGACCGCGGGGACCTCAAACAGATCACCGTCGACCTGCTGCGCGTCCTGTCCGACGTCCGCGAGGCCGTCGAGGACTGGGGCAAGATGCGGCAGGCGGCGACCCTGCTGGCCGACGGCCTGCCGGACGAACCCGTCCCCGCCGACGTGCCGGGCGGGCAGGTGGAGGAGGCCCGGGAACTGCTGCGCTGGCTCGCCGACGACCACTTCACCTTCCTCGGCTACCGCGAGTACCAGCTGCGCGACGACGACTCGCTGGCCGCCGTCCCCGGCACCGGCCTCGGCATACTGCGCTCCGACCCGCACCATCTCACCGACGACGGCCACCCGGTCAGCCCGTCCTTCGAGCGGCTGCCCGCCGACGCCCGCGCCAAGGCGCGCGAGCACAAGCTGCTCGTCCTGACCAAGGCCAACAGCCGGGCCACCGTGCACCGGCCGTCCTACCTGGACTACATCGGCGTCAAGAAGTTCGACGCGGACGGCAACGTCGTCGGCGAGCGCCGCTTCCTCGGGTTGTTCTCCTCCGCCGCCTACACCGAGTCCGTCCGCCGGGTCCCGGTGATCCGCCGCAAGGTCGAGGAGGTCCTCGAACGCGCCGGCTTCTCGCCGCACAGCCACGACGGACGCGACCTGCTGCAGATCCTGGAGACCTACCCGCGCGACGAGCTCTTCCAGACCCCGACCGACGAGCTCCGGGCCATCGCCACCTCGGTGCTCTACCTCCAGGAGCGCCGACGCCTCAGGCTCTACCTGCGCCAGGACGAGTACGGGCGCTACTACTCCGCCCTCGTCTACCTCCCGCGCGACCGCTACACCACCGGTGTGCGGCTGAGGATCATCGACATCCTCAAGGAGGAGCTCGGCGGCATCAGTGTCGACTTCACCGCCTGGAACACCGAGTCGATCCTCTCCCGGCTGCACTTCGTGGTCCGCGTCCCGCAGGGCACCGAGCTGCCTCAGCTCTCCGACCACGACCGCGAGCGCATCGAGGCCCGGCTCGTCGAGGCCGCCCGCTCCTGGGCCGACGGCTTCGGCGAGGCCCTCACCGCCGAACTGGGCGAGGAGCGCGCCGCCGAACTGCTGCGCCGCTACTCGGGCGCCTTCGCCGAGGGGTACAAGGCCGACCACACCCCGCGCGGCGCCGTCGCCGACCTGGTACGGCTCGAACAGCTCGACGACGAGAAGAACTTCGAGTTCAGCCTGTACGAGCCGGTGGGCGCGTCCCCCGAGGAGCGCCGCTTCAAGATCTACCGCAAGGGTGAGGCCGTCTCCCTCTCCGCCGTGCTGCCCGTGCTCCAGCGGCTCGGCGTCGAGGTCGTCGACGAGCGGCCCTACGAGCTGCGCTGCTCCGACCGCAGCGTGGCCTGGATCTACGACTTCGGGCTGCGGCTGCCCAGGGCCCCCGGCGGCGCCGACTACCTCGGCGACGACGCCCGTGAGCGGTTCCAGGACGCCTTCGCGGCGACCTGGACCGGCAAGGCGGAGAACGACGGCTTCAACACCCTCGTGCTGAGCGCCGGGCTCACCTGGCGGCAGGCGACGGTGCTGCGCGCGTACGCCAAGTACCTGCGCCAGGCGGGTTCCACCTTCAGCCAGGACTACATGGAGGACACCCTCCGCAACAACGTCCACACCACCCGGCTGCTCGTCTCCCTCTTCGAGGCGCGGATGGCGCCGGAGCGGCAGGGCGCCGGGTTCGAGCTGGTGGACGCGCTGCTGGAGGAGCTCGACGCCGCCCTCGACCAGGTCGCCTCGCTCGACGAGGACCGCATCCTGCGCGCCTTCCTCACGGTGATCAAGGCGACGCTGCGCACCAACTTCTTCCAGGGGACGAACGGCGGTCACCCGCACGACTACGTCTCCATGAAGTTCGACCCGCAGGCCATGCCCGACCTGCCGGCGCCGCGTCCGGCGTTCGAGATCTGGGTGTACTCGCCGCGGGTCGAGGGCGTGCACCTGCGGTTCGGCAAGGTCGCCCGCGGAGGCCTGCGCTGGTCGGACCGCCGGGAGGACTTCCGCACCGAGATCCTGGGTCTGGTCAAGGCGCAGATGGTGAAGAACACCGTCATCGTGCCGGTCGGCGCGAAGGGCGGCTTCGTCGCCAAACAGCTGCCGGACCCGTCCGTGGACCGTGACGCCTGGATGGCCGAGGGTGTCGCCGCGTACAGGACGTTCATCTCGGCGCTGCTCGACATCACCGACAACATGGTGGCCGGCGAGGTCGTGCCCCCGGTGGACGTCGTCCGGCACGACGGGGACGACACCTATCTCGTCGTCGCGGCCGACAAGGGCACCGCCAGGTTCTCCGACACCGCCAACGAGGTCGCCGAGGCCTACGACTTCTGGCTCGGCGACGCCTTCGCCTCCGGCGGCAGCGCCGGATACGACCACAAGGGCATGGGCATCACGGCCCGTGGCGCCTGGGAGTCCGTCAAGCGCCACTTCCGGGAACTGGGCGTGGACACCCAGAGCCAGGACTTCACGGTCGTCGGCATCGGCGACATGTCCGGCGACGTCTTCGGCAACGGCATGCTGCTCAGCGAGCACATCCGGCTGGTCGCCGCCTTCGACCACCGGCACATCTTCATCGACCCCGCCCCGGACGCGGCCGCCTCGTACGCCGAGCGCCGCCGCCTGTTCGACCTGCCGCGCAGCTCCTGGGAGGACTACGACACCGGCCTGCTGTCGGCCGGCGGCGGCGTGTTCCCGCGCAGCGCCAAGTCCATCCCGGTCAACACGCAGATCCGCGAGGCCCTCGGCATCGAGTCCGGAGTCACCAAGATGACCCCGGCGGACCTGATGAAGGCCATCCTCAAGGCGCCGGTGGACCTGCTGTGGAACGGCGGCATCGGCACGTACGTCAAGGCGGCGAGCGAGTCCAGCGCCGACGTCGGCGACAAGGCCAACGATCCCATCCGCGTCGACGGCAAGGACCTGCGGGTCGACGTCGTCGGCGAGGGCGGCAACCTGGGCATGACCCAGCTCGGCCGGATCGAGTTCGCGCTGAACGGCGGCCGGATCAACACCGACGCCATCGACAACAGCGCCGGCGTGGACACCTCCGACCACGAGGTGAACATCAAGATCCTGCTCAACACCCTGGTCACGGACGGCGACATGACGGTCAAGCAGCGCAACAGGCTGCTCGCCTCGATGACCGACGAGGTCGGCGGGATGGTGCTGCGCGCCAACTACGCGCAGAACACCGCCATCGCCAACGCCCTGGCCCAGTCGAAGGACATGCTCCACGCCCAGCAGCGCTTCATGAAGCACCTGGTGCGCGAGGGCCACCTCGACCGGGCCCTGGAGTTCCTGCCCGCCGACCGCCAGATCCGCGAGCGGCTGAGCGCCGGGCAGGGCCTGACCGGTCCGGAGACGGCCGTGCTGATGGCGTACACGAAGATCACGGTCGCCGACGAACTGCTGCGCACCTCACTGCCCGACGACCCGTATCTCAAGGTGCTGCTGCACTCCTACTTCCCGGCCCCGCTGCGCGAGCAGTTCCCCGACCGGATCGACGCGCACCCGCTGCGCCGCGAGATCACCACGACCGTCCTGGTCAACGACACGGTCAAC comes from the Streptomyces sp. KMM 9044 genome and includes:
- a CDS encoding GNAT family N-acetyltransferase, whose amino-acid sequence is MDPVTLTTDRLLLRTVGPQDTDAVYAACQDADVQRWTTVPSPYLPEHARGFTEQMAPDGWANGSMFTFGAFLPSGELTGMLGITMRSLGVGEIGYWGVKEHRGHGYVTEAAVAVSRWAFTKISVHRVEWRAEVGNRASRAVAERAGFVVEGTLRSALNNKGVLRDCWIGSLLPCDLGLAATAPYLPAAEYLPAAE
- the secA gene encoding preprotein translocase subunit SecA, whose amino-acid sequence is MSVLSKIMRAGEGKILRKLHRIAGQVNSIEEDFVDLSDAELRALTDEYKQRYADGESLDDLLPEAFATVREAAKRVLGQRHYDVQIMGGAALHMGYVAEMKTGEGKTLVGTLPAYLNALSGKGVHIITVNDYLAERDSEMMGRVHKFLGLDVGCILANMTPAQRREQYGYDITYGTNNEFGFDYLRDNMAWSKEELVQRGHNFAIVDEVDSILIDEARTPLIISGPADQATKWYGDFAKLVKRLKRGEAGNPLKGIEETGDYEVDEKKRTVAIHESGVAKVEDWLGIDNLYESVNTPLVGYLNNAIKAKELFKSDKDYVIIDDEVMIVDEHTGRILAGRRYNEGMHQAIEAKEGVPIKDENQTLATITLQNFFRLYKRRDHDDKEQPGLSGMTGTAMTEAAEFHQIYKLGVVPIPTNRDMIRMDQADLIYRTEVAKFEAVVDDIEEKHGKGQPILVGTTSVEKSEYLSQQLSKRGIQHEVLNAKHHDREATIVAQAGRRGAVTVATNMAGRGTDIKLGGNPEDLAEAELRQRGLDPEEHIEEWAHALPEALARAEDAVKAEKDEVERLGGLYVLGTERHESRRIDNQLRGRSGRQGDPGESRFYLSLGDDLMRLFKAQMVERVMSMANVPDDVPIENKMVTRAIASAQSQVETQNFETRKNVLKYDEVLNRQREVIYGERRRVLEGEDLQEQIHHFMDDTIDAYVQAETAEGFPEDWDLDRLWGAFKQLYPVRITVEALEEEAGDRAGLTAEYIGDTVKDDIREQYEQREAQLGSEIMRELERRVVLSVLDRKWREHLYEMDYLQEGIGLRAMAQKDPLVEYQREGFDMFTAMMDGIKEESVGYLFNLEVQVEQQVEEVLVEDAGPEPAAQDAVPAQAGARPEIRAKGLDAPQRRNLHFSAPTVDGEGGTVEGEFAEDEPVRSEADGLTRAERRKQARGGRRRKK
- a CDS encoding Rv3235 family protein; this encodes MNKVMTRAQRRTGTRPPGRRDTRRPNGTTPPRIPAGGTAPAPPHGEDRPSPPPRATSTRPADNRPPSFATTAPATPGRPRRLPLPRPADPAQEASVRAVRTVPARAPHRPATPRPPHLAAAPAPAVGPVPAVGPVPAVGPVPEPAPAASRVSVQTPRRPVPQPRPTDHFAELLLAVLSGQRPVHSMLRHTAGRAYDELADLAERGPLRTRGARPVVRDIGYYVPREGALEVFARIGAGDRLRAMAFRLEQGNDLRWRCTAVELGGPRPAPHGH
- a CDS encoding DUF6912 family protein translates to MRVYVPLTLSGLAEAYRTGELGAGPFPAYGVTPALREWYRSEDLEELEYAALGRAALASLRLLAADAGAPRRRVVVAVDVPDRAASAVAAGPGELRVDGPVRLDRAAAVHVDEADAEPDVTSAAQALPTADAGDADAQSAVDGAEDHALLWYATQEIPNLVGPTA
- a CDS encoding HAD family hydrolase — its product is MGLHRDAHIVWDWNGTLFHDVDAVIGATNAAFAELGLEPLTPERYRELYCVPVPKFYERLMGRLPTETEWELMDVTFHRYYTEHRVRCALTEGAAELLAGWTSAGRSQSILSMYGHEDLVPLVRGFGIEPHFIRVDGRTGPSGGGKSEHMVRHLGTLSGVDPARTVVIGDAADDALAARHVGASAVLYTGGSHSRASLERVGVPVVDTLAEAVEEAERLAS
- a CDS encoding NAD-glutamate dehydrogenase; the protein is MQTKLDEAKAELLEKAARVAENSPAGGKLPAGTTDKGMPDRDTVLAFLQRYYLHTAPEDLVGRDPVDVFGAAVSHFRLAENRPQGTASVRVHTPTVEENGWTCSHSVVEVVTDDMPFLVDSVTNELTRQGRGIHVVIHPQVVVRRDLTGKLIEVRAEPAGGGLPHDAHVESWIHVETDRETDRGDLKQITVDLLRVLSDVREAVEDWGKMRQAATLLADGLPDEPVPADVPGGQVEEARELLRWLADDHFTFLGYREYQLRDDDSLAAVPGTGLGILRSDPHHLTDDGHPVSPSFERLPADARAKAREHKLLVLTKANSRATVHRPSYLDYIGVKKFDADGNVVGERRFLGLFSSAAYTESVRRVPVIRRKVEEVLERAGFSPHSHDGRDLLQILETYPRDELFQTPTDELRAIATSVLYLQERRRLRLYLRQDEYGRYYSALVYLPRDRYTTGVRLRIIDILKEELGGISVDFTAWNTESILSRLHFVVRVPQGTELPQLSDHDRERIEARLVEAARSWADGFGEALTAELGEERAAELLRRYSGAFAEGYKADHTPRGAVADLVRLEQLDDEKNFEFSLYEPVGASPEERRFKIYRKGEAVSLSAVLPVLQRLGVEVVDERPYELRCSDRSVAWIYDFGLRLPRAPGGADYLGDDARERFQDAFAATWTGKAENDGFNTLVLSAGLTWRQATVLRAYAKYLRQAGSTFSQDYMEDTLRNNVHTTRLLVSLFEARMAPERQGAGFELVDALLEELDAALDQVASLDEDRILRAFLTVIKATLRTNFFQGTNGGHPHDYVSMKFDPQAMPDLPAPRPAFEIWVYSPRVEGVHLRFGKVARGGLRWSDRREDFRTEILGLVKAQMVKNTVIVPVGAKGGFVAKQLPDPSVDRDAWMAEGVAAYRTFISALLDITDNMVAGEVVPPVDVVRHDGDDTYLVVAADKGTARFSDTANEVAEAYDFWLGDAFASGGSAGYDHKGMGITARGAWESVKRHFRELGVDTQSQDFTVVGIGDMSGDVFGNGMLLSEHIRLVAAFDHRHIFIDPAPDAAASYAERRRLFDLPRSSWEDYDTGLLSAGGGVFPRSAKSIPVNTQIREALGIESGVTKMTPADLMKAILKAPVDLLWNGGIGTYVKAASESSADVGDKANDPIRVDGKDLRVDVVGEGGNLGMTQLGRIEFALNGGRINTDAIDNSAGVDTSDHEVNIKILLNTLVTDGDMTVKQRNRLLASMTDEVGGMVLRANYAQNTAIANALAQSKDMLHAQQRFMKHLVREGHLDRALEFLPADRQIRERLSAGQGLTGPETAVLMAYTKITVADELLRTSLPDDPYLKVLLHSYFPAPLREQFPDRIDAHPLRREITTTVLVNDTVNTGGTTYLHRMREETGASLEEIVRAQTAARAIFRAATVWDGVEALDTSVAADVQTRIRLHSRRLVERGTRWLLNNRPQPLELEETVTFFAERVELVWSQLPKLLRGADLKWFQKIHDELTGVGVPSELATRVAGFSSAFAAIDIVSVADRMGKDPLDVGEVYYDLADRLRITQLMDRISELPRADRWQSMARAAIREDLYAAHSALTADVLAAGNGTATPEQRFKVWEAKNEAIIGRARTTLDEIQSSDTFDLANLSVAMRTMRTLLRSHS